One Aegilops tauschii subsp. strangulata cultivar AL8/78 chromosome 7, Aet v6.0, whole genome shotgun sequence genomic window carries:
- the LOC109734058 gene encoding boron transporter 4 isoform X4: protein MLSTVETLASTAICGIIHSILGGQPMMIVGVAEPTVIMYTYLYNFAKKQQRIGEALYLAWAGWVCIWTAIMLFLLATFNASNVISKFTRVAGELFGMLITVLFLQEAIKGIVREFGPPKGVDDGSPIHQFQWMYLNGLLGVIFSTGLLYTALRTRRARSWLYGLGWLRSFIADYGVPLMVIVWTALSYALPSKVPSGVPRRLFSPLPWESSSLQHWTVAKDLFSVPPAFIFAAILPALMVAGLYFFDHSVASQLAQQKEYNLKKPSAYHYDILVLGLTVLLCGLIGIPPSNGVLPQSPMHTRSLAVLRGQFLHKKMVQTAKESVVNRASRMEIYGKLHEVFVEMDNEQNTGSVDMELKSLKEAVLRENGEDGKPAGEFDPRKHIEPHLPVRVNEQRLSNLLQSLMVGGCVAAMPVIRMIPTSVLWGYFAYMAIDSLPGNQFWERIQLIFISSSRRYKVLEGPHASFVESVPSRTTSAFTIFQFVYLLICFGITWIPIAGILFPLPFFLMIAIRQHLLPKFFEPSDLRELDTAEYEELEGFHQEGEAGSNLGSCRSSIDAEMLDELTTNRGELKHRTVSNREERHIQVHSNAVQPSV from the exons ATGCTCAGCACAGTCGAAACATTAGCATCTACGGCGATATGTGGCATCATACATTCGATACTCGGAGGACAGCCAATGATGATAGTTGGAGTTGCAGAACCTACCGTTATCATGTATACGTATCTCTACAACTTTGCCAAGAAGCAGCAACGTATTGGAGAAGCGCTATATTTAGCATGGGCTGGATG GGTCTGCATATGGACTGCAATTATGCTCTTTCTTCTAGCGACTTTCAATGCTTCAAATGTTATAAGCAAATTTACAAGGGTTGCAGGAGAACTTTTTGGGATGTTGATCACTGTTCTCTTCCTACAAGAAGCTATCAAG GGAATTGTGAGAGAATTCGGTCCTCCTAAAGGTGTTGACGATGGTTCACCAATACACCAGTTCCAATGGATGTATCTCAATGGCCTACTTGGTGTTATCTTTTCAACTGGCTTACTATACACTGCACTAAGAACTAGGCGCGCAAGATCATGGCTGTACGGCCTAG GCTGGCTGAGAAGCTTCATCGCCGATTATGGTGTGCCGCTAATGGTGATTGTGTGGACCGCATTGTCCTACGCACTACCAAGCAAAGTTCCTTCAGGAGTCCCTAGGAGGCTATTCAGTCCTCTTCCCTGGGAGTCAAGCTCACTACAGCATTGGACCGTAGCAAAG GATTTATTCTCCGTCCCTCCAGCCTTTATATTTGCGGCAATTCTGCCTGCATTGATGGTTGCCGGACTCTATTTCTTTGATCATAGTGTAGCTTCACAGCTAGCTCAGCAAAAGGAGTATAATCTGAAGAAACCATCTGCCTACCATTATGACATTCTAGTCCTTGGATTGACG GTCCTGCTTTGTGGTTTAATCGGCATCCCTCCATCAAATGGAGTACTTCCACAGTCCCCCATGCACACGAGAAGCCTTGCCGTCCTTCGGGGGCAG ttccttcacaaaaaaatggTTCAAACTGCCAAGGAGAGTGTGGTGAATCGTGCTAGCAGGATGGAAATATATGGAAAGTTGCATGAGGTCTTCGTTGAAATGGACAACGAACAGAAT ACGGGTTCCGTTGACATGGAATTGAAGAGCTTGAAGGAGGCAGTGCTGCGAGAAAACGGTGAAGATGGGAAGCCAGCCGGAGAATTTGACCCTCGGAAACATATCGAACCCCATTTGCCCGTTCGAGTGAACGAGCAGCGGCTAAGTAACCTGTTGCAGTCATTAATGGTTGGTGGTTGCGTTGCAGCTATGCCGGTTATCAGGATGATACCGACATCGGTGTTGTGGGGTTACTTTGCATACATGGCCATAGACAGCCTACCAGGGAATCAGTTCTGGGAAAGGATACAACTTATCTTCATCTCATCAAGCCGACGCTACAA GGTTCTTGAAGGTCCCCATGCATCTTTTGTTGAGTCAGTGCCTTCGAGAACAACATCAGCCTTCACGATCTTCCAATTTGTGTATCTACTGATCTGCTTCGGCATAACGTGGATACCAATAGCAGGGATCTTGTTCCCGTTGCCTTTCTTCCTCATGATAGCCATCCGGCAGCACCTGCTACCAAAGTTCTTCGAGCCGAGTGACCTACGGGAACTCGACACGGCTGAGTACGAAGAGCTTGAAGGTTTCCACCAGGAAGGGGAAGCTGGTTCCAACTTAGGGAGCTGCCGCAGCAGCATTGACGCGGAGATGTTGGATGAACTCACAACAAACCGTGGTGAGCTCAAGCACCGGACTGTCAGCAACCGTGAAGAGAGGCACATCCAG GTGCATTCGAATGCAGTTCAGCCAAGCGTGTGA
- the LOC109734058 gene encoding boron transporter 4 isoform X1, whose protein sequence is MDLLASPFKGVVQDVKGRAAWYKDDWLAGLRTGFKILAPTMYIFFASALPVIAFGEQLSHETNGMLSTVETLASTAICGIIHSILGGQPMMIVGVAEPTVIMYTYLYNFAKKQQRIGEALYLAWAGWVCIWTAIMLFLLATFNASNVISKFTRVAGELFGMLITVLFLQEAIKGIVREFGPPKGVDDGSPIHQFQWMYLNGLLGVIFSTGLLYTALRTRRARSWLYGLGWLRSFIADYGVPLMVIVWTALSYALPSKVPSGVPRRLFSPLPWESSSLQHWTVAKDLFSVPPAFIFAAILPALMVAGLYFFDHSVASQLAQQKEYNLKKPSAYHYDILVLGLTVLLCGLIGIPPSNGVLPQSPMHTRSLAVLRGQFLHKKMVQTAKESVVNRASRMEIYGKLHEVFVEMDNEQNTGSVDMELKSLKEAVLRENGEDGKPAGEFDPRKHIEPHLPVRVNEQRLSNLLQSLMVGGCVAAMPVIRMIPTSVLWGYFAYMAIDSLPGNQFWERIQLIFISSSRRYKVLEGPHASFVESVPSRTTSAFTIFQFVYLLICFGITWIPIAGILFPLPFFLMIAIRQHLLPKFFEPSDLRELDTAEYEELEGFHQEGEAGSNLGSCRSSIDAEMLDELTTNRGELKHRTVSNREERHIQVHSNAVQPSV, encoded by the exons ATGGATCTGCTTGCGTCGCCCTTCAAAGGAGTCGTACAGGATGTCAAAGGAAGGGCGGCTTGGTACAAGGACGACTGGCTTGCAGGGCTGCGTACCGGCTTCAA gaTTTTGGCACCTACCATGTACATATTCTTTGCATCTGCCCTGCCGGTCATCGCCTTCGGAGAGCAACTAAGCCATGAAACAA ATGGAATGCTCAGCACAGTCGAAACATTAGCATCTACGGCGATATGTGGCATCATACATTCGATACTCGGAGGACAGCCAATGATGATAGTTGGAGTTGCAGAACCTACCGTTATCATGTATACGTATCTCTACAACTTTGCCAAGAAGCAGCAACGTATTGGAGAAGCGCTATATTTAGCATGGGCTGGATG GGTCTGCATATGGACTGCAATTATGCTCTTTCTTCTAGCGACTTTCAATGCTTCAAATGTTATAAGCAAATTTACAAGGGTTGCAGGAGAACTTTTTGGGATGTTGATCACTGTTCTCTTCCTACAAGAAGCTATCAAG GGAATTGTGAGAGAATTCGGTCCTCCTAAAGGTGTTGACGATGGTTCACCAATACACCAGTTCCAATGGATGTATCTCAATGGCCTACTTGGTGTTATCTTTTCAACTGGCTTACTATACACTGCACTAAGAACTAGGCGCGCAAGATCATGGCTGTACGGCCTAG GCTGGCTGAGAAGCTTCATCGCCGATTATGGTGTGCCGCTAATGGTGATTGTGTGGACCGCATTGTCCTACGCACTACCAAGCAAAGTTCCTTCAGGAGTCCCTAGGAGGCTATTCAGTCCTCTTCCCTGGGAGTCAAGCTCACTACAGCATTGGACCGTAGCAAAG GATTTATTCTCCGTCCCTCCAGCCTTTATATTTGCGGCAATTCTGCCTGCATTGATGGTTGCCGGACTCTATTTCTTTGATCATAGTGTAGCTTCACAGCTAGCTCAGCAAAAGGAGTATAATCTGAAGAAACCATCTGCCTACCATTATGACATTCTAGTCCTTGGATTGACG GTCCTGCTTTGTGGTTTAATCGGCATCCCTCCATCAAATGGAGTACTTCCACAGTCCCCCATGCACACGAGAAGCCTTGCCGTCCTTCGGGGGCAG ttccttcacaaaaaaatggTTCAAACTGCCAAGGAGAGTGTGGTGAATCGTGCTAGCAGGATGGAAATATATGGAAAGTTGCATGAGGTCTTCGTTGAAATGGACAACGAACAGAAT ACGGGTTCCGTTGACATGGAATTGAAGAGCTTGAAGGAGGCAGTGCTGCGAGAAAACGGTGAAGATGGGAAGCCAGCCGGAGAATTTGACCCTCGGAAACATATCGAACCCCATTTGCCCGTTCGAGTGAACGAGCAGCGGCTAAGTAACCTGTTGCAGTCATTAATGGTTGGTGGTTGCGTTGCAGCTATGCCGGTTATCAGGATGATACCGACATCGGTGTTGTGGGGTTACTTTGCATACATGGCCATAGACAGCCTACCAGGGAATCAGTTCTGGGAAAGGATACAACTTATCTTCATCTCATCAAGCCGACGCTACAA GGTTCTTGAAGGTCCCCATGCATCTTTTGTTGAGTCAGTGCCTTCGAGAACAACATCAGCCTTCACGATCTTCCAATTTGTGTATCTACTGATCTGCTTCGGCATAACGTGGATACCAATAGCAGGGATCTTGTTCCCGTTGCCTTTCTTCCTCATGATAGCCATCCGGCAGCACCTGCTACCAAAGTTCTTCGAGCCGAGTGACCTACGGGAACTCGACACGGCTGAGTACGAAGAGCTTGAAGGTTTCCACCAGGAAGGGGAAGCTGGTTCCAACTTAGGGAGCTGCCGCAGCAGCATTGACGCGGAGATGTTGGATGAACTCACAACAAACCGTGGTGAGCTCAAGCACCGGACTGTCAGCAACCGTGAAGAGAGGCACATCCAG GTGCATTCGAATGCAGTTCAGCCAAGCGTGTGA
- the LOC109734058 gene encoding boron transporter 4 isoform X2: MYIFFASALPVIAFGEQLSHETNGMLSTVETLASTAICGIIHSILGGQPMMIVGVAEPTVIMYTYLYNFAKKQQRIGEALYLAWAGWVCIWTAIMLFLLATFNASNVISKFTRVAGELFGMLITVLFLQEAIKGIVREFGPPKGVDDGSPIHQFQWMYLNGLLGVIFSTGLLYTALRTRRARSWLYGLGWLRSFIADYGVPLMVIVWTALSYALPSKVPSGVPRRLFSPLPWESSSLQHWTVAKDLFSVPPAFIFAAILPALMVAGLYFFDHSVASQLAQQKEYNLKKPSAYHYDILVLGLTVLLCGLIGIPPSNGVLPQSPMHTRSLAVLRGQFLHKKMVQTAKESVVNRASRMEIYGKLHEVFVEMDNEQNTGSVDMELKSLKEAVLRENGEDGKPAGEFDPRKHIEPHLPVRVNEQRLSNLLQSLMVGGCVAAMPVIRMIPTSVLWGYFAYMAIDSLPGNQFWERIQLIFISSSRRYKVLEGPHASFVESVPSRTTSAFTIFQFVYLLICFGITWIPIAGILFPLPFFLMIAIRQHLLPKFFEPSDLRELDTAEYEELEGFHQEGEAGSNLGSCRSSIDAEMLDELTTNRGELKHRTVSNREERHIQVHSNAVQPSV, translated from the exons ATGTACATATTCTTTGCATCTGCCCTGCCGGTCATCGCCTTCGGAGAGCAACTAAGCCATGAAACAA ATGGAATGCTCAGCACAGTCGAAACATTAGCATCTACGGCGATATGTGGCATCATACATTCGATACTCGGAGGACAGCCAATGATGATAGTTGGAGTTGCAGAACCTACCGTTATCATGTATACGTATCTCTACAACTTTGCCAAGAAGCAGCAACGTATTGGAGAAGCGCTATATTTAGCATGGGCTGGATG GGTCTGCATATGGACTGCAATTATGCTCTTTCTTCTAGCGACTTTCAATGCTTCAAATGTTATAAGCAAATTTACAAGGGTTGCAGGAGAACTTTTTGGGATGTTGATCACTGTTCTCTTCCTACAAGAAGCTATCAAG GGAATTGTGAGAGAATTCGGTCCTCCTAAAGGTGTTGACGATGGTTCACCAATACACCAGTTCCAATGGATGTATCTCAATGGCCTACTTGGTGTTATCTTTTCAACTGGCTTACTATACACTGCACTAAGAACTAGGCGCGCAAGATCATGGCTGTACGGCCTAG GCTGGCTGAGAAGCTTCATCGCCGATTATGGTGTGCCGCTAATGGTGATTGTGTGGACCGCATTGTCCTACGCACTACCAAGCAAAGTTCCTTCAGGAGTCCCTAGGAGGCTATTCAGTCCTCTTCCCTGGGAGTCAAGCTCACTACAGCATTGGACCGTAGCAAAG GATTTATTCTCCGTCCCTCCAGCCTTTATATTTGCGGCAATTCTGCCTGCATTGATGGTTGCCGGACTCTATTTCTTTGATCATAGTGTAGCTTCACAGCTAGCTCAGCAAAAGGAGTATAATCTGAAGAAACCATCTGCCTACCATTATGACATTCTAGTCCTTGGATTGACG GTCCTGCTTTGTGGTTTAATCGGCATCCCTCCATCAAATGGAGTACTTCCACAGTCCCCCATGCACACGAGAAGCCTTGCCGTCCTTCGGGGGCAG ttccttcacaaaaaaatggTTCAAACTGCCAAGGAGAGTGTGGTGAATCGTGCTAGCAGGATGGAAATATATGGAAAGTTGCATGAGGTCTTCGTTGAAATGGACAACGAACAGAAT ACGGGTTCCGTTGACATGGAATTGAAGAGCTTGAAGGAGGCAGTGCTGCGAGAAAACGGTGAAGATGGGAAGCCAGCCGGAGAATTTGACCCTCGGAAACATATCGAACCCCATTTGCCCGTTCGAGTGAACGAGCAGCGGCTAAGTAACCTGTTGCAGTCATTAATGGTTGGTGGTTGCGTTGCAGCTATGCCGGTTATCAGGATGATACCGACATCGGTGTTGTGGGGTTACTTTGCATACATGGCCATAGACAGCCTACCAGGGAATCAGTTCTGGGAAAGGATACAACTTATCTTCATCTCATCAAGCCGACGCTACAA GGTTCTTGAAGGTCCCCATGCATCTTTTGTTGAGTCAGTGCCTTCGAGAACAACATCAGCCTTCACGATCTTCCAATTTGTGTATCTACTGATCTGCTTCGGCATAACGTGGATACCAATAGCAGGGATCTTGTTCCCGTTGCCTTTCTTCCTCATGATAGCCATCCGGCAGCACCTGCTACCAAAGTTCTTCGAGCCGAGTGACCTACGGGAACTCGACACGGCTGAGTACGAAGAGCTTGAAGGTTTCCACCAGGAAGGGGAAGCTGGTTCCAACTTAGGGAGCTGCCGCAGCAGCATTGACGCGGAGATGTTGGATGAACTCACAACAAACCGTGGTGAGCTCAAGCACCGGACTGTCAGCAACCGTGAAGAGAGGCACATCCAG GTGCATTCGAATGCAGTTCAGCCAAGCGTGTGA
- the LOC109734058 gene encoding boron transporter 4 isoform X3, with amino-acid sequence MSKEGRLGTRTTGLQGCVPASNGMLSTVETLASTAICGIIHSILGGQPMMIVGVAEPTVIMYTYLYNFAKKQQRIGEALYLAWAGWVCIWTAIMLFLLATFNASNVISKFTRVAGELFGMLITVLFLQEAIKGIVREFGPPKGVDDGSPIHQFQWMYLNGLLGVIFSTGLLYTALRTRRARSWLYGLGWLRSFIADYGVPLMVIVWTALSYALPSKVPSGVPRRLFSPLPWESSSLQHWTVAKDLFSVPPAFIFAAILPALMVAGLYFFDHSVASQLAQQKEYNLKKPSAYHYDILVLGLTVLLCGLIGIPPSNGVLPQSPMHTRSLAVLRGQFLHKKMVQTAKESVVNRASRMEIYGKLHEVFVEMDNEQNTGSVDMELKSLKEAVLRENGEDGKPAGEFDPRKHIEPHLPVRVNEQRLSNLLQSLMVGGCVAAMPVIRMIPTSVLWGYFAYMAIDSLPGNQFWERIQLIFISSSRRYKVLEGPHASFVESVPSRTTSAFTIFQFVYLLICFGITWIPIAGILFPLPFFLMIAIRQHLLPKFFEPSDLRELDTAEYEELEGFHQEGEAGSNLGSCRSSIDAEMLDELTTNRGELKHRTVSNREERHIQVHSNAVQPSV; translated from the exons ATGTCAAAGGAAGGGCGGCTTGGTACAAGGACGACTGGCTTGCAGGGCTGCGTACCGGCTTCAA ATGGAATGCTCAGCACAGTCGAAACATTAGCATCTACGGCGATATGTGGCATCATACATTCGATACTCGGAGGACAGCCAATGATGATAGTTGGAGTTGCAGAACCTACCGTTATCATGTATACGTATCTCTACAACTTTGCCAAGAAGCAGCAACGTATTGGAGAAGCGCTATATTTAGCATGGGCTGGATG GGTCTGCATATGGACTGCAATTATGCTCTTTCTTCTAGCGACTTTCAATGCTTCAAATGTTATAAGCAAATTTACAAGGGTTGCAGGAGAACTTTTTGGGATGTTGATCACTGTTCTCTTCCTACAAGAAGCTATCAAG GGAATTGTGAGAGAATTCGGTCCTCCTAAAGGTGTTGACGATGGTTCACCAATACACCAGTTCCAATGGATGTATCTCAATGGCCTACTTGGTGTTATCTTTTCAACTGGCTTACTATACACTGCACTAAGAACTAGGCGCGCAAGATCATGGCTGTACGGCCTAG GCTGGCTGAGAAGCTTCATCGCCGATTATGGTGTGCCGCTAATGGTGATTGTGTGGACCGCATTGTCCTACGCACTACCAAGCAAAGTTCCTTCAGGAGTCCCTAGGAGGCTATTCAGTCCTCTTCCCTGGGAGTCAAGCTCACTACAGCATTGGACCGTAGCAAAG GATTTATTCTCCGTCCCTCCAGCCTTTATATTTGCGGCAATTCTGCCTGCATTGATGGTTGCCGGACTCTATTTCTTTGATCATAGTGTAGCTTCACAGCTAGCTCAGCAAAAGGAGTATAATCTGAAGAAACCATCTGCCTACCATTATGACATTCTAGTCCTTGGATTGACG GTCCTGCTTTGTGGTTTAATCGGCATCCCTCCATCAAATGGAGTACTTCCACAGTCCCCCATGCACACGAGAAGCCTTGCCGTCCTTCGGGGGCAG ttccttcacaaaaaaatggTTCAAACTGCCAAGGAGAGTGTGGTGAATCGTGCTAGCAGGATGGAAATATATGGAAAGTTGCATGAGGTCTTCGTTGAAATGGACAACGAACAGAAT ACGGGTTCCGTTGACATGGAATTGAAGAGCTTGAAGGAGGCAGTGCTGCGAGAAAACGGTGAAGATGGGAAGCCAGCCGGAGAATTTGACCCTCGGAAACATATCGAACCCCATTTGCCCGTTCGAGTGAACGAGCAGCGGCTAAGTAACCTGTTGCAGTCATTAATGGTTGGTGGTTGCGTTGCAGCTATGCCGGTTATCAGGATGATACCGACATCGGTGTTGTGGGGTTACTTTGCATACATGGCCATAGACAGCCTACCAGGGAATCAGTTCTGGGAAAGGATACAACTTATCTTCATCTCATCAAGCCGACGCTACAA GGTTCTTGAAGGTCCCCATGCATCTTTTGTTGAGTCAGTGCCTTCGAGAACAACATCAGCCTTCACGATCTTCCAATTTGTGTATCTACTGATCTGCTTCGGCATAACGTGGATACCAATAGCAGGGATCTTGTTCCCGTTGCCTTTCTTCCTCATGATAGCCATCCGGCAGCACCTGCTACCAAAGTTCTTCGAGCCGAGTGACCTACGGGAACTCGACACGGCTGAGTACGAAGAGCTTGAAGGTTTCCACCAGGAAGGGGAAGCTGGTTCCAACTTAGGGAGCTGCCGCAGCAGCATTGACGCGGAGATGTTGGATGAACTCACAACAAACCGTGGTGAGCTCAAGCACCGGACTGTCAGCAACCGTGAAGAGAGGCACATCCAG GTGCATTCGAATGCAGTTCAGCCAAGCGTGTGA